In a single window of the Melioribacteraceae bacterium genome:
- a CDS encoding DMT family transporter — MKSFWKPLATIFFWGNSFIATKYALEFLNPLTIIFLRMIIAVFFLSVVAIYTKRNFSLNLRDHGGIFVLALIATLHLWIQVEGLNFTSAANTGWIIGFSPVFIVLIGFLWLKEKLLTQQFIGILIAFGGLVLLVSKGHIESISFISNKGDFLVLGSTLTWAVYSIVGKKITVNYPPIMTILFQFLFMAIIISPFTINSQNFDAVANLATDYWVAILFLGIFCSGIAYVLWAQSLAEMEAYKVGAFLYIQPFITFFSAWILLSEEITLITLISGLIIISGVILVNRK; from the coding sequence CTGAAATCATTCTGGAAACCATTAGCTACAATATTTTTTTGGGGAAACTCATTTATTGCCACAAAGTATGCGCTTGAGTTTTTAAATCCTCTTACAATAATATTTCTGAGAATGATTATCGCTGTCTTCTTTTTGAGTGTCGTCGCTATCTATACAAAACGCAATTTTTCTTTAAATCTTCGTGATCATGGAGGAATTTTTGTGTTGGCCTTAATAGCAACACTGCATTTGTGGATTCAAGTCGAAGGCTTAAACTTTACATCGGCGGCAAATACAGGGTGGATAATTGGATTCAGTCCGGTTTTTATAGTGTTAATTGGATTCTTATGGTTAAAAGAAAAATTGCTGACGCAGCAATTTATCGGAATTCTCATTGCGTTCGGAGGATTAGTTTTGCTTGTTAGCAAAGGTCATATAGAAAGTATAAGTTTTATTTCGAATAAAGGGGATTTCCTTGTTCTGGGAAGTACTCTCACCTGGGCGGTATATTCTATTGTTGGTAAAAAAATTACAGTTAATTATCCCCCTATAATGACAATACTTTTTCAGTTTTTATTTATGGCTATCATTATTTCGCCTTTCACGATCAACTCTCAAAATTTTGATGCGGTTGCAAACCTGGCGACTGATTACTGGGTTGCAATATTATTTCTTGGAATATTCTGCTCGGGAATCGCATATGTATTGTGGGCTCAATCATTGGCCGAAATGGAGGCATATAAGGTTGGAGCATTTTTGTATATCCAGCCATTTATTACTTTCTTTTCTGCATGGATATTACTTTCGGAAGAAATTACTCTTATTACACTTATAAGCGGATTAATAATTATTAGCGGTGTTATATTAGTTAACAGAAAATAA
- the truA gene encoding tRNA pseudouridine(38-40) synthase TruA yields MSKFKLYIEYEGTRYSGWQMQKSGKTVQGKLIEAAEKVFKTRDFEIYGSGRTDAGVHALCQVAHFEIKTMLAPEIIRLKLNDELPADINIVEVEKAHPKFHARHDANLRSYIYQISCRRTAFGKPFVWWIKDELNVSRMSKAAQLFVGMHDFISFADKDGDEKSTKVLLKNVEIKKEGDLILIRISGSHFLWKMVRRMVGVLVEIGRGNMKESDITYFLEHNSPTPAQYTAPPSGLFLENVLYDESRQLKELEQIIRIANKNYYIQ; encoded by the coding sequence ATGTCAAAATTTAAACTTTACATCGAATATGAAGGAACTCGCTACAGTGGTTGGCAAATGCAGAAGAGTGGAAAAACTGTTCAGGGTAAATTAATAGAAGCTGCAGAAAAGGTTTTTAAAACACGCGACTTTGAAATTTATGGAAGCGGAAGAACAGATGCGGGTGTTCACGCATTGTGTCAGGTTGCTCACTTTGAAATTAAAACAATGCTGGCGCCCGAAATTATACGCCTAAAATTAAATGATGAACTGCCCGCCGATATCAATATTGTTGAAGTTGAAAAAGCCCATCCAAAATTTCATGCGAGGCATGACGCGAATCTCAGAAGTTATATCTACCAAATTTCATGTAGAAGAACTGCATTCGGAAAACCATTCGTCTGGTGGATAAAAGATGAGTTAAATGTCAGCAGAATGTCGAAAGCCGCACAACTATTTGTTGGAATGCATGATTTTATTTCGTTTGCCGATAAAGATGGTGATGAAAAATCCACAAAAGTTCTTTTGAAAAATGTTGAGATTAAAAAAGAGGGAGACTTAATACTAATTAGAATTTCAGGTTCCCATTTTTTATGGAAGATGGTTCGAAGAATGGTTGGTGTACTTGTAGAAATTGGAAGAGGGAATATGAAAGAGAGTGACATCACATATTTTCTCGAACATAATTCTCCCACCCCAGCTCAATATACTGCTCCTCCATCAGGCTTATTTTTAGAAAATGTTCTTTACGATGAATCGCGTCAGTTAAAAGAGCTTGAACAGATTATTAGAATAGCAAATAAGAATTATTATATCCAATGA
- a CDS encoding DUF1801 domain-containing protein, with protein sequence MKTNNQIDSYISKSADFARPILEHLRDLVHNACPDVEEKIKWGMPHFDYKGSLCHMAGFKQHCAFGFWKASLMKDPLLILNAKSETAMGHLGKIKSIKDLPSDKKLISYIKEAVKLNDEGIKLPSKATSNGKREIETPDYFEKLLKKNRKAFSIFNDFSYSNKKEYIEWIVEAKTDETKNKRMKTAIEWISEGKPRNWKYMKK encoded by the coding sequence ATGAAAACCAACAACCAAATAGATTCTTATATCTCGAAATCAGCAGATTTTGCCAGACCAATTTTAGAGCACTTGAGGGATTTAGTTCATAATGCTTGTCCAGATGTTGAAGAAAAAATTAAATGGGGAATGCCACATTTTGATTACAAGGGATCACTATGCCATATGGCTGGATTTAAACAGCATTGTGCTTTTGGATTTTGGAAAGCTTCCCTAATGAAGGATCCCCTCCTCATATTAAATGCAAAATCTGAAACGGCGATGGGACATCTTGGAAAAATTAAATCAATTAAAGATTTACCTTCAGATAAAAAACTGATTTCATACATTAAAGAAGCGGTAAAATTGAATGATGAAGGGATAAAACTGCCGTCAAAAGCTACTTCTAATGGTAAACGAGAAATTGAAACACCCGATTACTTTGAAAAATTATTGAAAAAGAATAGAAAAGCCTTTTCAATATTTAATGATTTCAGCTACTCAAATAAAAAGGAGTATATTGAATGGATAGTCGAAGCAAAAACAGATGAAACCAAGAACAAAAGAATGAAAACAGCGATTGAGTGGATTTCTGAAGGTAAACCGAGAAATTGGAAATACATGAAAAAATAA
- a CDS encoding SDR family oxidoreductase — protein sequence MKVLFIGGTGVISTEVSKLCIKQGFDLYLLNRGKSIRSLPDGAKHINIDYRNLDAMQNFLANEKFDTVVDWIAFTEDQIKYAHNLFRGKTDQFIFISSASAYQKPLPVGPITESTPLENPFWEYSRNKIKCENYLMQVYKDEGFPVTICRPSHTYDHTKIPFNGDYSFLDRIIKGKEIIIHNDGNSKWTLTNSKDFAKGFIGLIGNPKTLGEAYHITSDETLTWNEIAETIANNLGAKLSVVHIPGEFIKKMNDDWGDGILGDKAYNGVFDNSKIKALVPGYKAEITFNEGIKEVIKFYEDHPNLRTIDHDYNQKVDAFIENFKESQSRRL from the coding sequence ATGAAAGTACTATTTATTGGTGGTACCGGAGTTATTAGCACTGAAGTTTCGAAGTTGTGCATTAAACAAGGTTTTGATCTCTATCTGCTAAATAGAGGAAAATCTATTAGATCATTACCCGATGGCGCAAAACATATAAATATTGATTACCGGAATTTAGACGCGATGCAAAATTTTCTCGCCAATGAAAAGTTTGATACGGTTGTTGATTGGATTGCATTTACTGAAGATCAAATTAAGTATGCCCATAATTTATTTAGGGGAAAAACCGATCAATTTATTTTTATAAGCTCCGCATCAGCTTATCAAAAACCTCTGCCCGTAGGACCAATTACCGAAAGCACTCCGCTAGAAAATCCTTTCTGGGAATATTCGCGCAACAAAATAAAATGTGAAAATTATTTAATGCAGGTTTATAAAGATGAGGGATTTCCGGTAACAATTTGCAGACCTTCACATACGTACGACCATACCAAAATTCCATTCAACGGCGATTATTCATTTCTAGACAGAATTATCAAAGGAAAAGAAATCATTATCCATAATGATGGTAATTCCAAGTGGACATTAACTAATTCGAAAGATTTTGCAAAGGGATTTATTGGTTTAATCGGTAACCCTAAAACACTTGGAGAAGCTTATCATATTACTTCAGACGAAACATTAACATGGAATGAGATTGCCGAGACAATTGCTAATAATCTGGGCGCTAAATTAAGTGTCGTTCACATTCCGGGGGAGTTTATCAAAAAAATGAATGACGATTGGGGTGATGGAATTTTAGGTGATAAGGCATATAATGGCGTTTTTGACAATTCCAAAATTAAAGCGCTCGTTCCCGGGTATAAAGCCGAGATTACTTTTAATGAAGGAATAAAAGAAGTGATTAAGTTTTATGAGGATCATCCAAATCTTAGAACAATAGATCATGATTATAATCAAAAGGTAGATGCATTTATAGAAAACTTTAAAGAGAGTCAGTCAAGGCGCCTTTAA